A single region of the Anoplolepis gracilipes chromosome 1, ASM4749672v1, whole genome shotgun sequence genome encodes:
- the LOC140667178 gene encoding uncharacterized protein: MNNLGITLMLLCIVCGVLGGRRYIAIPVDGIEGIDVIEVNPLTSSRVTRQTEAYVPSVHQDDPREQRSERSATHVLDYVDFGGQTGSNGAFSWYADYPAHHL; this comes from the exons ATGAATAATTtg GGTATCACGTTGATGTTGCTGTGCATCGTTTGTGGCGTACTAGGAGGCCGACGTTACATCGCAATTCCCGTCGACGGAATCGAAGGTATCGACGTCATCGAAGTGAACCCACTCACGTCTTCGAGGGTGACTCGACAAACGGAAGCGTACGTACCCAGCGTTCATCAGGACGACCCGAGAGAACAGCGTTCCGAGCGATCGGCCACACATGTCCTGGACTATGTCGATTTCGGAGGGCAGACCGGCTCCAACGGAGCCTTCAGCTGGTACGCTGACTATCCGGctcatcatttataa
- the LOC140667139 gene encoding uncharacterized protein isoform X2: MGRWRHGSHSWPTVSSETFQGYLAITRNTRIRRHKSLAPKLRRLQESVGDFSSESYVDAVGRLALENHVLRRRILSRSCEFSCDASTSPPLQSKHVRLIEASHTDRPTDSTKTTMDVSKDKIDADARNTFNQPASGHSSSSSSGNDSPDLPSHASRADKRALSKSSKTAVTKGTTISTSSTITETASTMLNVAQSENDKPSILTTNASSEEEPQEISGDAVNMDHLDVPGEKDTGEDLSFKSISDGDNSMFSDHTDQPQAPRQSQPSDSSRLNEHSENDSEELDDIELIFTTDDTCRDLGLQEDLVSITETESWQHTGASSGQPVLLKYTKSTENESLVCNGDKTSSVEEAVSSQSSSIDREESVDRFDESSSTRLNKMWSQCSVLVETDISKCGIVEDAESSAGSSLRHVTRRNTLAAPPTTYRPIIHREALASSRRKSSAPLRPVMDRSSGARRESGAQTDISALPAQWRSESYLAHKVAHTFTTLPSKFALPTGVPGRLRLSDKTREARRVMLSDISFTSMVPELSRSADHLCHDPHAQCFNSRNYGLRTPEIHRRESLGSPAGYWPRCNPATGLPSPCDCRLSTDLYPSRYRGSLTSIPSPGFEVVGGPPRRHSWRATAASFDTWRVPVATSTPRPTWSSMPSSPTHVHPPSISSRISKSAPKRTRSKVTFQECPMTRGSLPNLRSDLVGENSGDSTESLIDEAEDYLRRSIDSMLTISSVSTDYWNKQTARRRRTRRHSEPDLIRDWHPPQDARPYLPKIPRDLKLDHLVKVISPEGRVLQGRVRYVGPVPGREEVHVGVELPYVNGSSDGTFHGRRFFDCEPDRAIFVPFKKVVLAWCTT, translated from the exons ATGGGGCGGTGGAGGCATGGAAGCCACAGCTGGCCAACCGTCTCTTCAGAGACTTTTCAAGGATACCTTGCCATCACCAGGAATACCCGGATTAGACGTCATAAGAGCCTTGCACCAA AGCTTCGCCGATTGCAAGAAAGTGTCGGAGATTTCTCTAGCGAAAGCTACGTCGATGCAGTGGGCCGTCTGGCTCTCGAGAATCACGTCCTTAGACGAAGAATCTTGAGCAGGAGCTGTGAATTCTCGTGCGATGCGTCGACTAGTCCGCCACTTCAGTCGAAACACGTCCGACTCATAGAAGCTTCTCATACAGA CCGACCAACAGATTCTACGAAAACTACTATGGATGTATCTAAAGACAAGATCGATGCTGATGCTCGGAATACATTCAATCAGCCTGCCTCCGGACACAGTAGCAGTAGCAGCAGCGGCAACGATAGTCCCGACCTGCCTTCTCATGCTAGCCGAGCCGATAAACGAGCTTTATCAAAATCCTCCAAAACTGCAGTTACCAAAGGCACCACTATTTCCACTAGTTCCACAATTACCGAGACGGCATCTACGATGTTAAACGTTGCTCAAAGTGAAAATGATAAACCCTCGATTTTGACAACGAACGCAAGTAGCGAGGAAGAACCTCAAGAAATTTCAG GCGATGCAGTCAATATGGACCATTTGGACGTTCCTGGCGAAAAGGATACCGGCGAAGACTTGAGTTTTAAATCCATTTCCGACGGTGACAATTCCATGTTTAGTGATCACACGGATCAACCACAGGCACCTCGTCAGAGTCAACCGAGTGATTCGTCGAGACTGAACGAACATTCGGAGAATGACTCAGAAGAGTTGGACGATATCGAGCTGATATTTACGACAGATGATACTTGTCGCGATCTCGGCCTGCAAGAGGATCTGGTATCTATTACGGAGACCGAGTCTTGGCAGCATACAGGCGCCAGTAGCGGCCAACCTGTTTTACTCAAGTATACAAAGTCGACAGAGAACGAGTCGCTGGTCTGCAATGGTGATAAGACCAGTTCTGTTGAGGAGGCTGTCTCCTCGCAAAGTTCCAGCATCGATCGCGAGGAGAGCGTTGACAGGTTCGACGAGAGTTCCAGTACCAGGCTTAACAAAATGTGGTCGCAGTGTTCCGTCTTAGTCGAGACGGACATCAGTAAGTGCGGCATAGTGGAGGATGCTGAGAGTTCAGCGGGATCATCCTTGCGACATGTTACGAGAAGAAACACTCTAGCCGCACCACCGACAACTTACAg aCCCATTATTCACCGAGAGGCTCTGGCTAGCAGTCGTAGAAAGAGCTCCGCTCCGTTACGACCAGTGATGGACCGTAGTAGTGGTGCTCGAAGAGAATCAGGTGCCCAGACAGACATCTCTGCGCTTCCGGCACAATGGCGATCCGAAAGCTATCTGGCTCACAAGGTTGCTCATACTTTCACGACACTGCCGAGCAAGTTCGCACTTCCAACAGGTGTGCCCGGTCGATTGAGACTGTCGGACAAGACTCGAGAAGCTAGAAGAGTGATGTTGTCAGACATCAGCTTCACTAGCATGGTACCAGAGTTATCAAGGAGCGCGGATCATTTGTGCCATGATCCTCATGCGCAG TGTTTCAACTCGCGCAACTACGGTCTTCGTACACCAGAAATTCATAGACGTGAGTCCCTGGGCTCTCCCGCGGGATACTGGCCACGTTGCAATCCTGCAACAGGTCTGCCAAGTCCTTGCGACTGTCGATTGTCAACCGACCTATATCCTTCGCGATATCGCGGTTCTTTGACGTCGATACCATCGCCCGGTTTCGAGGTTGTCGGTGGTCCTCCGCGGAGACACTCTTGGAGAGCGACGGCAGCGTCCTTTGACACGTGGAGAGTTCCGGTCGCGACTTCCACGCCACGTCCGACCTGGTCTTCGATGCCGTCTTCTCCGACACATGTGCATCCTCCGTCGATCTCCTCCAGAATTTCAAAAAGTGCACCAAAAAGAACGCGATCAAAGGTGACCTTCCAag AGTGTCCAATGACGCGCGGTAGTCTACCCAATTTGCGTTCAGACTTGGTCGGTGAAAATAGTGGGGATTCCACCGAATCGTTGATCGATGAAGCCGAAGATTATTTGCGGCGAAGTATCGATTCTATGCTGACGATATCGAGCGTCAGCACGGATTATTGGAATAAGCAAACAGCGAGGCGAAGAAGGACGCGAAGGCATTCGGAGCCTGACTTAATTCGCGATTGGCATCCTCCCCAAGATGCCAGGCCATATTTGCCAAAG ATACCAAGAGATCTCAAATTAGATCACCTTGTGAAGGTCATATCGCCAGAGGGCAGGGTCCTTCAAGGTCGTGTCAGATACGTAGGTCCAGTTCCAGGCCGAGAAGAGGTGCACGTGGGCGTGGAATTGCCTTATGTAAACGGTTCGTCCGATGGTACTTTTCACGGCAGGAGATTTTTCGATTG CGAGCCGGATCGTGCGATTTTCGTCCCGTTCAAGAAAGTGGTACTTGCCTGGTGCACCACTTGA
- the LOC140667139 gene encoding uncharacterized protein isoform X1: MEATAGQPSLQRLFKDTLPSPGIPGLDVIRALHQTIVSLRTALDSSREELRRLQESVGDFSSESYVDAVGRLALENHVLRRRILSRSCEFSCDASTSPPLQSKHVRLIEASHTDRPTDSTKTTMDVSKDKIDADARNTFNQPASGHSSSSSSGNDSPDLPSHASRADKRALSKSSKTAVTKGTTISTSSTITETASTMLNVAQSENDKPSILTTNASSEEEPQEISGDAVNMDHLDVPGEKDTGEDLSFKSISDGDNSMFSDHTDQPQAPRQSQPSDSSRLNEHSENDSEELDDIELIFTTDDTCRDLGLQEDLVSITETESWQHTGASSGQPVLLKYTKSTENESLVCNGDKTSSVEEAVSSQSSSIDREESVDRFDESSSTRLNKMWSQCSVLVETDISKCGIVEDAESSAGSSLRHVTRRNTLAAPPTTYRPIIHREALASSRRKSSAPLRPVMDRSSGARRESGAQTDISALPAQWRSESYLAHKVAHTFTTLPSKFALPTGVPGRLRLSDKTREARRVMLSDISFTSMVPELSRSADHLCHDPHAQCFNSRNYGLRTPEIHRRESLGSPAGYWPRCNPATGLPSPCDCRLSTDLYPSRYRGSLTSIPSPGFEVVGGPPRRHSWRATAASFDTWRVPVATSTPRPTWSSMPSSPTHVHPPSISSRISKSAPKRTRSKVTFQECPMTRGSLPNLRSDLVGENSGDSTESLIDEAEDYLRRSIDSMLTISSVSTDYWNKQTARRRRTRRHSEPDLIRDWHPPQDARPYLPKIPRDLKLDHLVKVISPEGRVLQGRVRYVGPVPGREEVHVGVELPYVNGSSDGTFHGRRFFDCEPDRAIFVPFKKVVLAWCTT; this comes from the exons ATGGAAGCCACAGCTGGCCAACCGTCTCTTCAGAGACTTTTCAAGGATACCTTGCCATCACCAGGAATACCCGGATTAGACGTCATAAGAGCCTTGCACCAA ACGATTGTGTCATTACGTACGGCTTTGGACTCATCGCGCGAAGAGCTTCGCCGATTGCAAGAAAGTGTCGGAGATTTCTCTAGCGAAAGCTACGTCGATGCAGTGGGCCGTCTGGCTCTCGAGAATCACGTCCTTAGACGAAGAATCTTGAGCAGGAGCTGTGAATTCTCGTGCGATGCGTCGACTAGTCCGCCACTTCAGTCGAAACACGTCCGACTCATAGAAGCTTCTCATACAGA CCGACCAACAGATTCTACGAAAACTACTATGGATGTATCTAAAGACAAGATCGATGCTGATGCTCGGAATACATTCAATCAGCCTGCCTCCGGACACAGTAGCAGTAGCAGCAGCGGCAACGATAGTCCCGACCTGCCTTCTCATGCTAGCCGAGCCGATAAACGAGCTTTATCAAAATCCTCCAAAACTGCAGTTACCAAAGGCACCACTATTTCCACTAGTTCCACAATTACCGAGACGGCATCTACGATGTTAAACGTTGCTCAAAGTGAAAATGATAAACCCTCGATTTTGACAACGAACGCAAGTAGCGAGGAAGAACCTCAAGAAATTTCAG GCGATGCAGTCAATATGGACCATTTGGACGTTCCTGGCGAAAAGGATACCGGCGAAGACTTGAGTTTTAAATCCATTTCCGACGGTGACAATTCCATGTTTAGTGATCACACGGATCAACCACAGGCACCTCGTCAGAGTCAACCGAGTGATTCGTCGAGACTGAACGAACATTCGGAGAATGACTCAGAAGAGTTGGACGATATCGAGCTGATATTTACGACAGATGATACTTGTCGCGATCTCGGCCTGCAAGAGGATCTGGTATCTATTACGGAGACCGAGTCTTGGCAGCATACAGGCGCCAGTAGCGGCCAACCTGTTTTACTCAAGTATACAAAGTCGACAGAGAACGAGTCGCTGGTCTGCAATGGTGATAAGACCAGTTCTGTTGAGGAGGCTGTCTCCTCGCAAAGTTCCAGCATCGATCGCGAGGAGAGCGTTGACAGGTTCGACGAGAGTTCCAGTACCAGGCTTAACAAAATGTGGTCGCAGTGTTCCGTCTTAGTCGAGACGGACATCAGTAAGTGCGGCATAGTGGAGGATGCTGAGAGTTCAGCGGGATCATCCTTGCGACATGTTACGAGAAGAAACACTCTAGCCGCACCACCGACAACTTACAg aCCCATTATTCACCGAGAGGCTCTGGCTAGCAGTCGTAGAAAGAGCTCCGCTCCGTTACGACCAGTGATGGACCGTAGTAGTGGTGCTCGAAGAGAATCAGGTGCCCAGACAGACATCTCTGCGCTTCCGGCACAATGGCGATCCGAAAGCTATCTGGCTCACAAGGTTGCTCATACTTTCACGACACTGCCGAGCAAGTTCGCACTTCCAACAGGTGTGCCCGGTCGATTGAGACTGTCGGACAAGACTCGAGAAGCTAGAAGAGTGATGTTGTCAGACATCAGCTTCACTAGCATGGTACCAGAGTTATCAAGGAGCGCGGATCATTTGTGCCATGATCCTCATGCGCAG TGTTTCAACTCGCGCAACTACGGTCTTCGTACACCAGAAATTCATAGACGTGAGTCCCTGGGCTCTCCCGCGGGATACTGGCCACGTTGCAATCCTGCAACAGGTCTGCCAAGTCCTTGCGACTGTCGATTGTCAACCGACCTATATCCTTCGCGATATCGCGGTTCTTTGACGTCGATACCATCGCCCGGTTTCGAGGTTGTCGGTGGTCCTCCGCGGAGACACTCTTGGAGAGCGACGGCAGCGTCCTTTGACACGTGGAGAGTTCCGGTCGCGACTTCCACGCCACGTCCGACCTGGTCTTCGATGCCGTCTTCTCCGACACATGTGCATCCTCCGTCGATCTCCTCCAGAATTTCAAAAAGTGCACCAAAAAGAACGCGATCAAAGGTGACCTTCCAag AGTGTCCAATGACGCGCGGTAGTCTACCCAATTTGCGTTCAGACTTGGTCGGTGAAAATAGTGGGGATTCCACCGAATCGTTGATCGATGAAGCCGAAGATTATTTGCGGCGAAGTATCGATTCTATGCTGACGATATCGAGCGTCAGCACGGATTATTGGAATAAGCAAACAGCGAGGCGAAGAAGGACGCGAAGGCATTCGGAGCCTGACTTAATTCGCGATTGGCATCCTCCCCAAGATGCCAGGCCATATTTGCCAAAG ATACCAAGAGATCTCAAATTAGATCACCTTGTGAAGGTCATATCGCCAGAGGGCAGGGTCCTTCAAGGTCGTGTCAGATACGTAGGTCCAGTTCCAGGCCGAGAAGAGGTGCACGTGGGCGTGGAATTGCCTTATGTAAACGGTTCGTCCGATGGTACTTTTCACGGCAGGAGATTTTTCGATTG CGAGCCGGATCGTGCGATTTTCGTCCCGTTCAAGAAAGTGGTACTTGCCTGGTGCACCACTTGA